In the genome of Cygnus olor isolate bCygOlo1 chromosome Z, bCygOlo1.pri.v2, whole genome shotgun sequence, one region contains:
- the ANXA1 gene encoding annexin A1 — protein sequence MAMVSEFLKQAWFMDNQEQECIKSSKGGHSVQSYPNFDPSADVAALDKAITVKGVDEATIIAILAKRTNAQRQQIKAAYQQAKGKSLEEDLKKVLKGHLEDVAVALLKTPAQFDAEELRASMKGLGTDEDTLIEILASRNNREIREASRYYKEVLKRDLTQDIISDTSGDFQKALVALAKADRSEDPHVNDELADSDARALYEAGERRKGTDINVFVTVLTARSYPHLRRVFQKYTKYSKHDMNKVLDLELKGDIENCLTALVKCATSKPAFFAEKLHLAMKGLGTRHKQLIRIMVSRHEVDMNEIKAYYKSLYGISLRQAIMDELKGDYENILVALCGSD from the exons ATGGCTATGGTATCAGAATTCCTGAAGCAGGCATGGTTCATGGATAATCAGGAACAGGAATGTATT AAAAGTTCAAAAGGTGGTCATTCAGTACAGTCATACCCAAACTTTGATCCATCAGCTGATGTTGCTGCTTTGGACAAAGCTATTACGGTAAAAG GTGTGGATGAAGCCACCATCATTGCCATCTTGGCTAAAAGAACAAATGCTCAGCGTCAGCAGATTAAAGCTGCCTATCAGCAGGCTAAAGGAAAG AGTCTGGAAGAAGACCTGAAAAAGGTTCTGAAAGGCCACCTGGAAGATGTTGCCGTGGCGCTACTTAAAACTCCAGCTCAGTTTGATGCTGAAGAATTACGGGCCTCTATGAAA GGGCTTGGAACTGATGAAGATACTTTAATTGAGATTCTGGCCTCAAGAAACAACAGAGAGATCAGAGAAGCCAGCAGATACTACAAGGAAG tACTGAAGAGAGATCTGACACAAGACATCATCTCTGACACATCTGGAGACTTTCAGAAGGCTTTAGTTGCTCTAGCCAAG gCTGACCGATCTGAAGATCCTCACGTGAATGATGAGCTTGCTGATAGTGATGCCAGG GCGTTATAtgaagcaggagagagaaggaaaggaacgGATATTAATGTGTTTGTTACTGTTCTTACTGCAAGAAGCTACCCCCATCTCCGAAGAG TCTTTCAGAAGTACACCAAATACAGCAAGCATGACATGAATAAGGTACTAGATTTGGAGCTGAAAGGTGATATTGAGAACTGCCTGACTGCCCTTG TGAAGTGTGCCACAAGCAAGCCagctttctttgctgaaaaactCCACTTGGCAATGAAG GGCCTTGGGACACGGCACAAACAGCTCATCAGAATCATGGTTTCACGCCACGAAGTAGACATGAATGAGATCAAAGCTTATTATAAGAGTCTGTATGGTATCTCTCTTCGCCAAGCCATTATG GATGAACTCAAAGGGGATTATGAAAACATCCTGGTGGCTTTGTGTGGAAGTGATTAA